One window of Quercus robur chromosome 5, dhQueRobu3.1, whole genome shotgun sequence genomic DNA carries:
- the LOC126727205 gene encoding cysteine-rich receptor-like protein kinase 15 isoform X1 produces the protein MDKGALSAMLFFIIPLYMPKIVAAEDCLFLFCSNDFQNYTQNSPFENNLRQLLGLLPSRTSVTGFNSTSFGDTNKVYGEALCRGDINSTACKTCIETASKEILQCKNEEAVLYLELCQVRYSYQPFPIMVYAGKYPDRNNREKTISNEDPVHFNKVLKHLMDLLSNEAALNPSNKRMFATGEIQFSKNRTIYGLVQCTRDITDVFCYNCLESAIGDLKACCYSREGGIVVSRNCNVRYQLYRFYSSSSVLVTYPSSKGKKLKIWMVGMFTCISTLVVLLGSCAVCCRLKKGTKQDEERSQHALLHELASPTAVAVTREGELVISEELPFIDLATIRSATDEFSDSNKLGQGGFGTVYKGTLPDGKEVAVKRLSRKSWQGLEEFKNEIMLIAKLQHRNLVKLLGCGIEGEEKVLIYEYMPNRSLDIFIFDSKRSLQLDWETCYNIIGGIARGLLYLHEDSRLKIVHRDLKPSNILLDHDMIAKISDFGMARIFCENQNTANTRRVVGTYGYMAPEYAMEGLFSIKSDVFSFGVILLEIISRKRNNRFYLTQHASTLLAYAWRLWNEGKDLEIVDPLLMESCRTSEVQRCIQIGLLCVQEDPTDRPTMSTVVALLGSESMELSPPRQPALSVGNVVPSGLSSTTPSVNELTVSIISPR, from the exons ATGGACAAAGGTGCACTTTCAGCTATGCTTTTCTTCATTATACCACTGTACATGCCCAAAATTGTTGCTGCTGAAgattgtctctttcttttttgttcaaatGATTTCCAAAATTACACACAGAACAGCCCATTTGAAAACAACCTCAGGCAACTTCTTGGGTTATTGCCTTCCAGAACTTCAGTAACAGGTTTCAACAGCACCTCTTTTGGAGATACTAACAAAGTCTATGGTGAAGCACTTTGTAGAGGGGATATCAACTCCACAGCTTGTAAAACTTGTATTGAGACTGCTAGCAAAGAAATCTTGCAGTGCAAGAACGAAGAAGCGGTACTATATCTAGAACTTTGTCAAGTTCGCTATTCCTACCAGCCATTCCCAATTATGGTTTATGCTGGGAAGTATCCTGACAGGAATAACAGGGAGAAAACTATATCAAATGAGGACCCGGTTCATTTTAATAAGGTTTTGAAGCATTTAATGGATCTCCTTTCAAATGAGGCAGCACTCAATCCTTCTAATAAGCGCATGTTTGCAACTGGggaaattcaattttctaagAACAGAACAATTTATGGTTTAGTACAGTGTACTAGGGACATTACTGATGTATTCTGTTATAATTGTCTGGAATCTGCTATAGGCGATTTGAAGGCTTGCTGCTATTCTCGTGAAGGTGGAATTGTTGTTAGTAGGAATTGTAATGTGAGGTATCAGCTGTACAGATTCTATAGTTCCTCGAGCGTTCTAGTAACTTACCCAAGTTCCAAAG ggaaaaaactgaaaatttggATGGTTGGAATGTTTACATGTATATCAACACTAGTGGTTCTACTTGGTTCTTGTGCTGTTTGTTGCCGATTgaaaaagggaacaaaacaaG ATGAGGAGAGAAGCCAGCATGCATTATTGCACGAGTTAGCAAGCCCCACTGCAGTTGCAGTCACACGAGAAGGTGAATTGGTGATCTCTGAGGAACTACCTTTTATCGATCTAGCTACAATTAGATCAGCTACAGATGAATTTTCAGACTCAAACAAGCTTGGGCAAGGTGGATTTGGCACCGTGTACAAG GGTACGCTACCAGATGGGAAGGAAGTGGCAGTGAAAAGGCTGTCGAGAAAGTCATGGCAAGGCTTAGAGGAATTTAAGAATGAAATCATGCTAATTGCTAAACTTCAACACAGGAATCTTGTGAAGCTATTGGGATGTGGCATAGAGGGAGAGGAAAAGGTCCTCATATATGAATACATGCCCAACAGAAGTCTTGATATCTTTATTTTTG ATTCAAAAAGAAGCTTGCAACTTGATTGGGAGACATGCTATAACATTATTGGTGGGATTGCTAGAGGACTGCTATATCTTCATGAGGACTCCCGACTTAAAATCGTTCACAGGGACTTGAAACCTAGCAATATTTTGTTGGACCATGACATGATTGCCAAAATATCAGATTTTGGCATGGCAAGGATCTTTTGTGAAAACCAGAATACAGCTAACACAAGAAGAGTTGTAGGAACATA TGGATACATGGCTCCAGAGTATGCAATGGAGGGACTATTCTCTATAAAGTCAGATGTTTTCAGCTTTGGTGTGATCTTGCTTGAGATTATTAGCAGGAAAAGGAATAATCGCTTTTACCTTACACAGCATGCCTCAACACTCCTTGCATAT GCATGGAGACTAtggaatgaaggaaaagatttggaaattGTGGACCCTTTGTTGATGGAATCATGCCGGACATCCGAAGTCCAAAGATGCATTCAAATTGGACTTTTGTGTGTGCAAGAAGATCCTACAGACAGGCCTACCATGTCCACTGTGGTGGCTCTTCTAGGAAGTGAATCAATGGAACTTTCACCACCAAGACAACCTGCACTTTCTGTTGGTAATGTGGTTCCGAGTGGTCTATCTTCAACAACTCCTTCTGTAAATGAACTTACTGTTTCTATTATTTCACCACGGTGA
- the LOC126727225 gene encoding cysteine-rich receptor-like protein kinase 44 encodes MGIPSFSFSMHLVLLSILTSLSLTSEAAQYRYHFCSNQTTFSPNSTYQSNLNNLLSFLNANSARETDFYNTTVGQTQTPENTVYGLFLCRGDLATIECQDCVSTSTKEIVQLYCPEEKEAVIWYDECMLRYSNRSFFSIMENEPSKILWNFLDITEPDSLLQLTLGDLVPVAANASSGAKKFATKETKFMESETLYNLVQCTPDLSSFDCRRCLWEAITNLSNSYGGKRGGRVLYPSCNIRYEVFSFYHIQAQAVAAPPKGKGKISTAIAIVIAVTIAAAVVLVILLYCFRRRKASKKSNSINQVNSGISDGVLNYHAASEVTTLESLQFDFGTIEAATNKFSDDNMIGEGGFGKVYKGVLHEGKEVAVKRFSMKSSQGLEEFKNEVILIAKLQHKNLVRLLGCGIEREEKLLVYEFMPNKSLDIFIFDPKRRSQLDWKTFYNIISGIAKGLLYLHEDSRLKIIHRDLKPSNVLLDHDMVAKISDFGMARIFCENQNIAKTKRVVGTYGYMAPEYAMAGVFSVKSDVFSFGVMLLEIISGKRNSGFYLTEHAQTLLAHAWRLWCEDKVLEVVDNFLMESCWTSEIVRCIHIGLLCVQENPQDRPTMSNVVALLGSESIALPKPKHPAFSVDKFIQIDKFSINEASISSIVPR; translated from the exons ATGGGCATCCCTTCTTTCAGTTTCTCCATGCACCTAGTGCTCCTTTCCATACTCACCTCTCTAAGCCTTACGAGTGAAGCAGCCCAATACCGCTACCATTTCTGTTCAAACCAAACCACTTTCTCCCCCAATAGCACCTACCAGTCTAACCTCAACAACCTCCTCTCTTTCCTTAACGCAAATTCCGCTCGTGAAACCGATTTCTACAACACCACCGTGGGTCAAACTCAAACCCCAGAGAATACAGTTTACGGCCTCTTCCTATGCCGTGGTGACCTCGCCACCATTGAGTGCCAAGACTGCGTCTCAACATCAACCAAAGAGATTGTTCAGCTGTACTGCCCAGAAGAAAAAGAGGCCGTGATATGGTATGATGAATGCATGTTACGCTACTCAAATCGATCATTCTTCTCCATCATGGAAAACGAGCCGAGTAAGATTCTGTGGAACTTTTTGGATATAACAGAGCCAGATAGCTTGCTTCAGCTAACATTAGGTGACTTGGTACCAGTGGCCGCAAATGCTTCGTCCGGTGCTAAAAAGTTTGCTACCAAGGAAACCAAATTTATGGAATCGGAAACGCTATACAACCTTGTACAGTGCACCCCTGACCTATCCAGCTTTGATTGCAGAAGGTGTCTTTGGGAAGCCATAACAAACTTGTCCAATTCTTATGGTGGAAAGAGAGGGGGAAGAGTTTTGTATCCTAGTTGTAACATTAGGTATGAAGTTTTCTCGTTTTACCATATACAAGCTCAAGCTGTTGCCGCACCACCAAAAG GGAAAGGCAAGATCTCAACCGCAATAGCTATCGTTATTGCTGTTACAATTGCTGCCGCTGTGGTGCTAGTCATTCTGCTCTACTGCTTCCGAAGGAGGAAAGCAAGTAAGAAGTCCAATTCTATAAACCAAGTGAATTCTGGGATATCTGACGGCGTACTAAATTATCATG CTGCAAGTGAAGTAACAACTCTTGAATCCTTGCAATTTGATTTTGGGACGATTGAAGCGGCCACAAACAAATTCTCAGATGACAACATGATTGGTGAAGGTGGATTTGGTAAAGTTTACAAG GGTGTGCTACATGAAGGGAAGGAAGTAGCAGTTAAAAGGTTCTCAATGAAGTCATCGCAAGGCTTAGAGGAATTCAAAAATGAGGTCATACTTATTGCAAAACTTCAACACAAAAATCTTGTGAGGTTATTGGGATGTGGcatagagagagaggaaaagttGCTTGTATACGAGTTCATGCCTAACAAAAGccttgatatttttatttttg aTCCAAAAAGGCGCTCGCAACTTGATTGGAAGACTTTCTATAACATTATTAGTGGGATTGCCAAAGGACTTCTATATCTTCATGAAGACTCCCGACTTAAAATCATTCACAGGGACTTGAAGCCTAGTAATGTGTTGTTGGACCATGACATGGTTGCCAAAATATCGGATTTTGGAATGGCGAGGATCTTTTGTGAAAACCAGAATATAGCTAAAACCAAAAGAGTTGTAGGAACATA TGGATACATGGCTCCAGAATATGCAATGGCAGGAGTATTCTCTGTGAAGTCTGATGTATTCAGCTTTGGTGTAATGTTGCTTGAGATTATTAGTGGGAAAAGGAATAGTGGCTTCTACCTTACAGAACATGCACAGACACTTCTTGCACAT GCATGGAGACTATGGTGTGAAGATAAAGTGTTAGAGGTCGTGGACAACTTCTTGATGGAATCGTGTTGGACATCAGAAATTGTAAGGTGCATACATATTGGACTTTTGTGTGTGCAGGAAAATCCACAAGACAGACCCACCATGTCAAATGTGGTAGCTCTGTTGGGAAGTGAATCAATAGCCCTTCCTAAACCAAAACACCCTGCATTCTCTGTGGATAAATTCATTCAGATTGATAAATTCTCTATAAATGAGGCTAGCATTTCTAGCATTGTACCACGATGA
- the LOC126727205 gene encoding cysteine-rich receptor-like protein kinase 10 isoform X3 produces the protein MNPKISDFGMARIIEGNEHEANTAKIVGTYGYMAPEYAMEGLFSIKSDVFSFGVILLEIISRKRNNRFYLTQHASTLLAYAWRLWNEGKDLEIVDPLLMESCRTSEVQRCIQIGLLCVQEDPTDRPTMSTVVALLGSESMELSPPRQPALSVGNVVPSGLSSTTPSVNELTVSIISPR, from the exons ATGAACCCAAAGATTTCAGATTTTGGGATGGCAAGAATCATTGAAGGAAATGAACATGAAGCTAATACTGCTAAAATAGTTGGGACATA TGGATACATGGCTCCAGAGTATGCAATGGAGGGACTATTCTCTATAAAGTCAGATGTTTTCAGCTTTGGTGTGATCTTGCTTGAGATTATTAGCAGGAAAAGGAATAATCGCTTTTACCTTACACAGCATGCCTCAACACTCCTTGCATAT GCATGGAGACTAtggaatgaaggaaaagatttggaaattGTGGACCCTTTGTTGATGGAATCATGCCGGACATCCGAAGTCCAAAGATGCATTCAAATTGGACTTTTGTGTGTGCAAGAAGATCCTACAGACAGGCCTACCATGTCCACTGTGGTGGCTCTTCTAGGAAGTGAATCAATGGAACTTTCACCACCAAGACAACCTGCACTTTCTGTTGGTAATGTGGTTCCGAGTGGTCTATCTTCAACAACTCCTTCTGTAAATGAACTTACTGTTTCTATTATTTCACCACGGTGA
- the LOC126727205 gene encoding cysteine-rich receptor-like protein kinase 10 isoform X2 produces MVLASSSIIIAVKFICWHNNNPSLSAQSSAKKLSAFPIFLAKPTTHFPASSLNRPPPPAMPSKELEAPTVLSFIHPGSGKKLKIWMVGMFTCISTLVVLLGSCAVCCRLKKGTKQDEERSQHALLHELASPTAVAVTREGELVISEELPFIDLATIRSATDEFSDSNKLGQGGFGTVYKGTLPDGKEVAVKRLSRKSWQGLEEFKNEIMLIAKLQHRNLVKLLGCGIEGEEKVLIYEYMPNRSLDIFIFDSKRSLQLDWETCYNIIGGIARGLLYLHEDSRLKIVHRDLKPSNILLDHDMIAKISDFGMARIFCENQNTANTRRVVGTYGYMAPEYAMEGLFSIKSDVFSFGVILLEIISRKRNNRFYLTQHASTLLAYAWRLWNEGKDLEIVDPLLMESCRTSEVQRCIQIGLLCVQEDPTDRPTMSTVVALLGSESMELSPPRQPALSVGNVVPSGLSSTTPSVNELTVSIISPR; encoded by the exons ATGGTTTTAGCATCTAGTTCTATAATAATAGCAGTCAAATTCATCTGTTGGCACAACAACAATCCGTCCCTGAGTGCCCAAAGCTCAGCCAAGAAGCTATCTGCTTTCCCAATTTTCCTGGCAAAACCCACAACCCATTTCCCTGCGTCATCTCTTAACAGACCCCCTCCCCCTGCTATGCCCAGCAAAGAATTGGAGGCTCCAACTGTGTTAAGTTTCATCCATCCCGGATCAG ggaaaaaactgaaaatttggATGGTTGGAATGTTTACATGTATATCAACACTAGTGGTTCTACTTGGTTCTTGTGCTGTTTGTTGCCGATTgaaaaagggaacaaaacaaG ATGAGGAGAGAAGCCAGCATGCATTATTGCACGAGTTAGCAAGCCCCACTGCAGTTGCAGTCACACGAGAAGGTGAATTGGTGATCTCTGAGGAACTACCTTTTATCGATCTAGCTACAATTAGATCAGCTACAGATGAATTTTCAGACTCAAACAAGCTTGGGCAAGGTGGATTTGGCACCGTGTACAAG GGTACGCTACCAGATGGGAAGGAAGTGGCAGTGAAAAGGCTGTCGAGAAAGTCATGGCAAGGCTTAGAGGAATTTAAGAATGAAATCATGCTAATTGCTAAACTTCAACACAGGAATCTTGTGAAGCTATTGGGATGTGGCATAGAGGGAGAGGAAAAGGTCCTCATATATGAATACATGCCCAACAGAAGTCTTGATATCTTTATTTTTG ATTCAAAAAGAAGCTTGCAACTTGATTGGGAGACATGCTATAACATTATTGGTGGGATTGCTAGAGGACTGCTATATCTTCATGAGGACTCCCGACTTAAAATCGTTCACAGGGACTTGAAACCTAGCAATATTTTGTTGGACCATGACATGATTGCCAAAATATCAGATTTTGGCATGGCAAGGATCTTTTGTGAAAACCAGAATACAGCTAACACAAGAAGAGTTGTAGGAACATA TGGATACATGGCTCCAGAGTATGCAATGGAGGGACTATTCTCTATAAAGTCAGATGTTTTCAGCTTTGGTGTGATCTTGCTTGAGATTATTAGCAGGAAAAGGAATAATCGCTTTTACCTTACACAGCATGCCTCAACACTCCTTGCATAT GCATGGAGACTAtggaatgaaggaaaagatttggaaattGTGGACCCTTTGTTGATGGAATCATGCCGGACATCCGAAGTCCAAAGATGCATTCAAATTGGACTTTTGTGTGTGCAAGAAGATCCTACAGACAGGCCTACCATGTCCACTGTGGTGGCTCTTCTAGGAAGTGAATCAATGGAACTTTCACCACCAAGACAACCTGCACTTTCTGTTGGTAATGTGGTTCCGAGTGGTCTATCTTCAACAACTCCTTCTGTAAATGAACTTACTGTTTCTATTATTTCACCACGGTGA